The proteins below are encoded in one region of Syntrophotalea carbinolica DSM 2380:
- a CDS encoding RtcB family protein, whose product MKARELQNLGFPRGEIIQQALTTVAGAAQAGVGKMEIRQTMRTMAEDPETHLNDPHFGDFAALWLVASSNGTCFKEREEPAPWRQWGAGLQQGAIEQMRNACRLPIAVAGALLPDAHQGYGLPIGGVLATRGAVVPYAVGMDIACRMKLTVLDMPVEDLTRRQQCLMRAIEEETRFGVGATFRRRREHGVMDDGWGVTRVTSSLKDKAWGQLGTSGSGNHFVEFGELVLERDELGLAAGTYLALLSHSGSRGSGNAVATHYSGVAQQLHPELPKELRHLAWLDLESGDGQEYWQAMELMGRYAAANHELIHRCIAENLGAQVLLDVENHHNFAWKEMHGEQEVIVHRKGATPAANGMLGIIPGSMATPGYLVRGKGSTASLQSASHGAGRKMSRKAAREQCTWAEARAFLAERGVTLMSAGLDEVPMAYKDIDTVMEAQADLVDILAQFNPRLVKMAGGEDPRIKTRRFR is encoded by the coding sequence ATGAAAGCACGTGAATTGCAAAACCTGGGATTCCCCCGGGGAGAAATCATCCAACAGGCCCTGACCACCGTGGCAGGTGCCGCCCAGGCGGGAGTGGGGAAAATGGAGATCCGTCAGACCATGCGAACAATGGCGGAAGATCCGGAAACCCACCTGAACGATCCGCATTTCGGTGACTTTGCCGCTCTGTGGCTGGTGGCTTCATCCAACGGTACCTGTTTCAAGGAGCGGGAAGAACCCGCGCCCTGGCGCCAGTGGGGTGCGGGGCTGCAGCAGGGTGCCATCGAACAGATGCGGAATGCCTGCCGGTTGCCGATCGCGGTGGCAGGCGCCCTGTTGCCCGACGCCCATCAGGGTTACGGTCTGCCCATCGGCGGGGTACTTGCCACGCGCGGGGCGGTTGTCCCCTATGCGGTGGGGATGGATATCGCCTGCCGTATGAAGCTGACCGTGCTCGATATGCCGGTCGAGGATCTGACCCGGCGGCAACAGTGCCTGATGCGCGCCATCGAAGAAGAAACCCGCTTCGGTGTGGGGGCGACCTTCCGCCGGCGCCGTGAGCATGGGGTGATGGACGACGGCTGGGGCGTCACCAGGGTGACCTCCTCCCTGAAGGACAAGGCGTGGGGACAACTGGGTACCAGCGGCAGCGGCAACCATTTCGTCGAATTCGGCGAACTGGTGCTGGAACGGGACGAACTGGGCCTTGCCGCCGGGACCTACCTGGCGCTGCTCAGCCATAGCGGCAGCCGCGGCAGCGGCAACGCCGTCGCCACCCATTACAGCGGCGTGGCGCAACAACTTCATCCGGAACTGCCGAAGGAATTGCGGCACCTGGCCTGGTTGGATCTAGAAAGCGGGGATGGGCAGGAGTACTGGCAGGCGATGGAACTCATGGGGCGATACGCCGCTGCCAACCACGAGCTGATCCACCGCTGCATCGCCGAAAACCTGGGAGCACAAGTGCTGCTCGACGTGGAAAATCACCATAATTTCGCCTGGAAGGAAATGCACGGCGAACAGGAGGTGATCGTCCACCGGAAAGGGGCAACCCCCGCCGCAAACGGGATGCTCGGAATCATTCCTGGTTCCATGGCTACTCCCGGCTATCTGGTGCGGGGCAAGGGCTCAACCGCCTCGCTGCAGTCCGCATCCCACGGGGCGGGACGCAAAATGAGCCGTAAAGCGGCTCGCGAGCAATGCACCTGGGCCGAAGCTCGTGCGTTTCTCGCCGAGCGCGGGGTGACCCTGATGTCGGCTGGTCTGGACGAAGTCCCCATGGCCTACAAGGACATCGACACCGTCATGGAGGCCCAGGCCGATCTGGTCGATATCCTGGCACAATTCAATCCTCGTCTGGTCAAGATGGCCGGAGGAGAAGACCCACGGATAAAGACTCGCAGGTTCCGGTAA
- a CDS encoding IS3 family transposase (programmed frameshift), producing MNQRNRRSFTKEFKHEAASLVVDQGYSIAEACRAMGVGPTAMRRWVLQLQGEQGGLTPKAQALTPEQRRIQELEKQVQRLEREKSIPKKGYRSLNIGRDIAFTLIDQLRGREDVNRLCSVLEVSRSSYYDYCKRKNRIDAERIRLRIKATEIFNKSRQSAGSRTIVIKMRQEGEVIGRFKARRLMKEANLASRQPKPSAYKTAKVERPDIPNHLDRKFEVTHPNQRWCGDITYIWSQGRWVYLAVVLDLYARRIVGWSLSDRPDAELVISALDMAYQLRGNPRGVMFHSDQGSQYASKLFRQRLWRYRMKQSMSRRGNCWDNAPMERVFRSYKSEWMPPGGYRTFAEAKKDIGHYLMDYYNCYRPHQNNGGIALCAAEEKPNPLSGNN from the exons ATGAACCAAAGAAACAGACGATCATTTACGAAAGAGTTCAAGCACGAAGCAGCTAGCCTGGTTGTTGACCAAGGCTATTCAATAGCTGAAGCCTGCCGTGCAATGGGAGTGGGCCCAACTGCCATGCGCCGCTGGGTCCTGCAACTTCAAGGTGAACAGGGCGGATTGACGCCAAAAGCGCAGGCGCTGACACCGGAACAGAGACGCATTCAGGAATTAGAAAAACAGGTGCAACGGCTTGAAAGAGAGAAATCGATTC CTAAAAAAGGCTACCGCTCTCTTAATATCGGACGAGATATAGCATTCACGCTGATCGACCAATTAAGGGGGCGTGAAGACGTGAACCGGCTGTGCTCAGTGCTTGAGGTCTCCCGATCTAGCTATTACGATTACTGCAAACGTAAGAACCGGATTGATGCCGAACGCATACGGTTGCGAATCAAGGCGACAGAGATTTTCAATAAGAGCCGACAATCGGCAGGTAGTCGTACCATCGTGATTAAGATGCGTCAAGAGGGTGAGGTTATTGGGCGCTTTAAGGCTCGCCGCCTGATGAAAGAGGCGAACTTGGCGAGTCGGCAGCCAAAACCTTCCGCCTACAAAACAGCAAAGGTTGAGCGACCAGACATCCCGAATCATCTGGATCGAAAATTCGAGGTCACACACCCCAATCAACGGTGGTGTGGTGACATCACATATATTTGGTCTCAGGGCCGATGGGTGTACCTGGCAGTTGTGTTGGATCTTTACGCACGCCGAATAGTAGGATGGAGTCTGTCCGATCGTCCCGATGCTGAATTGGTTATTTCGGCACTTGATATGGCTTATCAGTTGCGTGGGAATCCACGTGGCGTGATGTTCCATTCAGACCAAGGCAGTCAATATGCCAGCAAGTTGTTTCGCCAAAGACTCTGGCGTTACCGGATGAAACAAAGCATGAGTCGTCGCGGTAATTGCTGGGACAATGCGCCGATGGAACGTGTGTTCCGTAGTTATAAAAGTGAATGGATGCCACCAGGGGGTTACAGAACCTTTGCTGAGGCAAAGAAAGATATTGGCCATTATTTGATGGATTATTACAACTGCTACCGACCGCATCAGAACAATGGTGGTATCGCACTGTGTGCGGCTGAAGAAAAACCTAATCCGCTGTCCGGAAATAATTGA
- a CDS encoding DUF4150 domain-containing protein — protein MPKKKGNVLINGRTAVHAGSRGVLTTVDVCLTKVGSSVVPIPYTNIARSADAAKTASTVFVNGNPVCHQKSIFAVSTGDEPGTRKGIRSGTIKGKAEFVSGSSNVFIEGIPAVRQGDMMVSNNANTAPMPLSQPGAPPAMEVKSEQVEEVEGTELPDRIDIGQTGDEVPLLKGLHRGEEE, from the coding sequence ATGCCCAAAAAGAAAGGCAACGTACTGATAAACGGCCGCACCGCCGTGCATGCCGGCAGCCGAGGGGTTTTAACAACGGTCGACGTCTGCCTGACCAAGGTCGGCTCTTCCGTGGTGCCCATCCCTTACACCAACATTGCTCGTAGCGCCGACGCCGCCAAAACAGCCAGTACCGTATTCGTCAACGGCAACCCCGTCTGCCACCAAAAATCAATCTTCGCTGTGAGCACCGGCGACGAACCCGGCACCCGTAAAGGCATCCGCAGCGGCACCATTAAAGGAAAAGCCGAATTCGTCTCCGGCTCCTCCAATGTGTTTATCGAAGGCATTCCCGCCGTACGCCAGGGCGACATGATGGTCAGCAACAACGCCAACACCGCCCCCATGCCCCTCTCGCAGCCCGGCGCGCCACCGGCCATGGAGGTAAAGTCCGAACAGGTTGAGGAGGTGGAAGGGACCGAACTGCCCGACCGTATCGATATCGGGCAAACCGGAGACGAGGTGCCGTTGCTCAAGGGCCTGCATCGGGGGGAAGAAGAATGA
- the rtcA gene encoding RNA 3'-terminal phosphate cyclase, translated as MLIIDGSQGEGGGQILRSSLALSLVSGQPFRIVHIRSGRKKPGLMRQHLTAVEAAVAVGRARVEGAHIGSQQLTFHPQGIAGGEYHFSVGTAGSCTLVLQTVLPALLTASVPSQLVLEGGTHNPFAPPFDFLTRSFLPLIGRMGPQVSARLLRSGFYPAGGGKFTVSIAPVPKLLPFDLMQRGAILQHSARATVARLPRSIAERELQVVRAGLGWDAQCCAIEEDTSSHGPGNVLCIEIAGEQVTEVFTGFGELGVSAEKVAKRAVREAQEYLAAGVPVGCHLADQLLLPMALAGGGRFRTLAPTRHATTNAEVIRKFLPVEVTMRELAANDWEIIVENKAP; from the coding sequence ATGCTTATCATAGACGGATCGCAAGGCGAGGGGGGAGGGCAGATCCTGCGCTCTTCCCTTGCCCTGTCGCTGGTTTCCGGACAGCCGTTCCGGATCGTACATATCCGCTCCGGCCGCAAAAAGCCGGGCCTGATGCGTCAGCATCTGACAGCGGTTGAAGCCGCGGTCGCGGTAGGCCGTGCCCGCGTCGAGGGGGCCCATATCGGGTCACAGCAGCTTACCTTCCATCCCCAGGGGATCGCGGGGGGAGAGTATCATTTCTCCGTCGGCACGGCCGGCAGCTGCACCCTGGTTCTGCAGACGGTGCTGCCCGCGCTGCTGACAGCCTCGGTCCCCTCGCAGCTGGTCCTGGAGGGTGGTACGCACAACCCTTTCGCTCCGCCTTTCGATTTTCTGACACGGTCATTTCTGCCGCTCATCGGCCGCATGGGGCCCCAGGTCTCGGCCCGGTTGCTCCGGTCCGGATTTTATCCGGCCGGCGGGGGTAAATTTACCGTATCGATTGCTCCGGTGCCGAAGCTTTTACCCTTCGATCTCATGCAGCGAGGCGCCATTTTGCAGCACTCGGCCCGGGCCACGGTAGCCCGGCTGCCGCGGAGTATTGCCGAACGGGAGTTACAGGTGGTGCGCGCCGGACTGGGCTGGGACGCACAATGCTGTGCGATCGAGGAGGACACCTCCTCCCACGGGCCGGGCAATGTCCTGTGTATCGAGATAGCCGGCGAACAGGTTACCGAAGTCTTTACCGGTTTCGGTGAATTGGGTGTAAGTGCCGAGAAGGTGGCGAAACGAGCGGTGCGGGAGGCGCAGGAATACCTCGCCGCCGGCGTGCCGGTCGGGTGCCATCTGGCGGACCAGTTACTGCTTCCCATGGCTCTGGCCGGAGGTGGGCGCTTCCGGACCCTGGCTCCCACCCGGCATGCGACCACCAACGCCGAAGTCATTCGTAAATTTCTGCCCGTCGAGGTGACCATGCGAGAGCTGGCCGCCAACGACTGGGAAATCATAGTGGAGAACAAAGCACCATGA
- a CDS encoding DUF2169 family type VI secretion system accessory protein — translation MLQLDNRTDWAAGLYPGWGINRQRQQTLVFKVGYSFDKEGILAPLPQAPIEETDRYRGDPETSSLVAASEIVPFKQGGELLLHGSAHPAGSGERVLQVKVSLRQRNDAFWSKELRVFGCRSWKRRLLTALPSTPEPIEGPIALVYENAYGGTDPANPEETCTANPAGVGFSLRGLRTKSLSLPRIECGPGFVASPASRVSPAGYGPIAPHWEPRCNAKVDIDTEAITYGGCPWGKEPPESLYNTAPLDQRFEQPFEGEMTLQLKGLVADAPRDILIHLPEIKPRIHLDMNETFTEFQAACDTLIVHTDPREINLIFRCALPWSHNHTEEGLVTLRDLVAEEQAEKEQTEALA, via the coding sequence ATGCTTCAGCTTGACAATCGTACCGACTGGGCCGCCGGGCTCTATCCCGGCTGGGGGATCAACCGGCAGCGTCAGCAGACCCTGGTGTTCAAGGTGGGCTACTCCTTCGATAAGGAAGGCATCCTTGCTCCCCTGCCCCAAGCGCCGATCGAGGAGACCGATCGCTACCGGGGCGATCCCGAGACCTCCAGTCTGGTCGCCGCCAGCGAAATCGTGCCATTCAAACAAGGCGGCGAGCTTCTGCTGCACGGCAGCGCCCATCCCGCCGGTTCCGGCGAAAGGGTGCTGCAGGTCAAAGTCAGCCTCCGGCAGAGAAACGACGCATTCTGGAGCAAGGAGTTGCGAGTTTTCGGTTGCAGGTCATGGAAACGCAGGTTGCTCACCGCCCTGCCGAGCACTCCGGAACCGATCGAGGGTCCCATAGCCTTGGTTTACGAAAACGCCTACGGCGGTACCGACCCGGCAAATCCCGAGGAAACCTGCACCGCCAATCCCGCCGGGGTCGGTTTCAGTTTGCGGGGACTCCGCACCAAGAGCTTATCCCTGCCCCGGATCGAATGCGGCCCCGGCTTCGTCGCCAGCCCCGCCAGCCGGGTTTCGCCCGCCGGCTACGGCCCCATTGCTCCTCACTGGGAACCTCGCTGCAACGCAAAAGTGGACATCGACACCGAGGCCATCACATACGGTGGCTGCCCCTGGGGCAAGGAACCACCGGAAAGCCTCTACAACACAGCTCCCCTGGATCAGCGTTTCGAGCAGCCCTTTGAAGGTGAAATGACCCTGCAACTTAAGGGGCTTGTAGCCGACGCCCCGCGGGATATCCTGATCCATCTGCCGGAGATAAAACCCCGGATTCACCTGGATATGAACGAAACATTTACAGAGTTTCAGGCTGCGTGCGACACCTTGATCGTCCACACCGACCCAAGGGAAATCAACCTTATTTTCCGCTGTGCCCTCCCCTGGTCGCACAATCACACTGAAGAAGGCCTGGTAACTTTGCGTGACCTTGTTGCCGAAGAACAGGCGGAAAAAGAACAAACGGAGGCTCTGGCATGA